The proteins below come from a single Paraburkholderia flagellata genomic window:
- a CDS encoding ABC transporter permease — MSRSARWQTILRRTAWQALPTVLGIVILNFFLLKLMPGDAADVIAGEAGSATTETMTMLRAKFGLDQPLLVQLWTYLKHLSHFSLGYSPRYDMPVMQLILSRLPNTLLLMGVALSLALVAGVALGAVMAHWAGKWPDRVLSVGALLFYSTPGFWIGLLAIILFAVRLGWLPSGGNVTIGANLHGFAYVADVARHVLLPAATLASFFVAIYARITRAAMIEVQRQDFVRTAQAKGLHPWRVTLRHVLRSALMPLTTLVGLHFGTLLGGAAVTETVFSWPGLGRLALDAVLARDFSVLLGVLLLSSLLVIVANVVVDLLQAWLDPRVG, encoded by the coding sequence ATGAGCCGAAGCGCCCGCTGGCAAACGATCCTGCGCCGCACAGCCTGGCAGGCGCTGCCCACGGTGCTCGGCATCGTGATCCTCAACTTCTTCCTGCTCAAGCTGATGCCGGGCGACGCCGCCGATGTGATCGCGGGCGAAGCCGGCTCCGCGACGACGGAAACGATGACCATGCTGCGCGCGAAGTTCGGGCTCGACCAGCCCTTGCTTGTGCAGCTCTGGACGTATCTGAAGCATCTCTCGCATTTCAGCCTTGGCTATTCGCCGCGCTACGACATGCCCGTGATGCAGCTGATCCTCTCGCGGCTGCCCAACACCTTGCTGCTGATGGGTGTGGCGCTTTCGCTCGCACTCGTGGCCGGCGTGGCGCTCGGCGCGGTGATGGCGCACTGGGCCGGCAAGTGGCCCGATCGCGTGTTGTCGGTGGGCGCGCTGCTGTTCTATTCGACGCCGGGATTCTGGATCGGCCTGCTCGCCATCATTCTTTTCGCGGTGCGGCTAGGGTGGCTGCCGAGCGGCGGCAACGTCACGATCGGGGCGAACCTGCACGGCTTCGCCTACGTCGCCGATGTCGCGCGGCACGTGTTGCTGCCCGCGGCGACGCTCGCCAGTTTCTTCGTAGCGATCTACGCGCGCATTACGCGTGCCGCGATGATCGAAGTGCAGCGGCAGGATTTCGTGCGCACGGCGCAGGCCAAAGGTCTGCATCCGTGGCGCGTGACGTTGCGTCACGTGTTGCGCAGCGCACTGATGCCGCTCACCACGCTCGTGGGACTGCATTTCGGCACGCTGCTTGGCGGCGCGGCGGTGACGGAGACCGTGTTCAGTTGGCCGGGGCTGGGCCGCCTTGCACTCGATGCGGTGCTGGCGCGCGACTTCAGTGTGCTGCTGGGTGTGCTGCTCTTGTCGTCGCTGCTCGTCATCGTCGCGAACGTTGTGGTCGATCTGCTGCAGGCGTGGCTCGATCCACGAGTTGGTTAA
- a CDS encoding ABC transporter permease has translation MSFESPDLPVEARGAGARHGSPWRRQLALALLGRRGADRDGASARRAGHAFWRALLRNPSACAGLALLAAFVVLAALAPRLFPGDPLDMVGGPFEWPGSDPQFWLGTDSLGRDVAAGIAHGARVSLLIGAASAGIGLVIGTLVGAIGGYFGGLIDDALVRLTELFQTVPSFLLVIVLVAIGRPNVVVIALAIGIASWPTVARIVRAEFRTLRRSDFVLAARSQGFSNTRIIFGEILPNALPPVIVTASVMVASAILIESSLSFLGMGDPNVISWGAMIGAGRDSLRTAWYLTAIPGAAIVLAVLALNLLGDGLTEALNPRQRQRQ, from the coding sequence ATGAGTTTCGAATCGCCGGATCTGCCGGTTGAAGCACGAGGCGCTGGCGCGCGCCACGGTTCGCCGTGGCGGCGTCAGCTGGCGTTGGCGCTGCTTGGCCGCCGCGGCGCCGATCGCGACGGCGCGAGCGCGCGCCGCGCCGGGCACGCTTTCTGGCGTGCGCTGCTGCGCAACCCTTCGGCGTGCGCCGGCCTCGCGCTGCTCGCCGCATTCGTTGTGCTTGCCGCGCTCGCGCCGCGACTCTTTCCAGGCGACCCGCTCGACATGGTGGGAGGGCCGTTCGAATGGCCGGGCAGCGACCCGCAATTCTGGCTGGGCACCGATTCGCTCGGGCGCGACGTAGCGGCCGGCATTGCGCATGGCGCGCGCGTGTCGCTCTTGATCGGCGCAGCGTCGGCAGGCATCGGGCTCGTGATCGGCACGCTGGTGGGCGCGATCGGCGGTTATTTCGGAGGGCTGATCGATGACGCGCTGGTGCGCCTCACCGAACTCTTCCAGACCGTTCCGTCCTTTTTGCTGGTGATCGTGCTCGTGGCGATCGGGCGGCCCAACGTGGTGGTCATCGCGCTAGCAATCGGCATTGCCTCGTGGCCCACGGTCGCGCGCATCGTGCGCGCGGAATTCCGCACGCTGCGGCGCTCCGACTTCGTGCTCGCGGCGCGCAGCCAGGGGTTCAGCAATACGCGGATCATTTTTGGCGAGATCCTGCCCAATGCGTTGCCGCCGGTGATCGTCACGGCTTCGGTGATGGTGGCGAGCGCCATTCTGATCGAATCGTCGCTGTCGTTCCTTGGCATGGGCGACCCGAACGTCATAAGCTGGGGCGCGATGATTGGCGCCGGACGCGATTCGCTGCGCACGGCGTGGTATCTCACGGCAATTCCCGGTGCGGCCATCGTGCTCGCGGTGCTTGCCCTCAATCTGCTCGGCGACGGCCTGACCGAAGCCCTCAATCCGCGGCAGCGGCAACGACAGTAA
- a CDS encoding ABC transporter ATP-binding protein produces the protein MSQLLEVRDLRVNFGVHEAVRGVSFDIAAGETLALVGESGSGKSATALSLMQLVPEPGRVTGSVRFEGRELLGLPPRAVRELRGKQISMIFQEPMTSLNPVLSVGAQIVETLRQHEALSRRAARARAIELLDLVRIPEPQRRFDDYAHELSGGQRQRVMIAMAVACRPRLLIADEPTTALDVTIQARILELLDALRRELSMSLLLITHDLGVVADHADRVAVMLAGRKVEEAPTQDLFAYPRHAYTQGLLNASLNLADDLHYRSWTLPEIRHTATVDRAGEEGGFVMMPRKVPERAAPRAREAAAAPLLAVRDLRVAYPQRHGAPALHAVDGVSFEIGRGETVGLVGESGCGKSTLSRAIMRLVPVAGGLIALDGTELVSLGERALRPLRRKVQMVFQDPYASLNPRRTVGDILETVLAVNGVGDAGARRARVRLALERVGLPAAALARFPHEFSGGQRQRIGIARALVLEPALLICDEPVSALDVSIQAQILNLLVELKRELGLSMLFISHDLSVVRYIADRVHVMQQGKIVESGDHRDIWRAPRHPYTRTLLAAIPGRELTAEAA, from the coding sequence GTGAGCCAACTGCTTGAAGTGCGTGATTTGCGCGTGAATTTTGGCGTGCACGAAGCGGTGCGCGGCGTGAGCTTCGACATCGCGGCGGGCGAGACGCTGGCACTCGTCGGCGAGTCGGGCAGCGGCAAATCCGCTACGGCGCTTTCGCTCATGCAGCTCGTTCCCGAGCCCGGGCGCGTCACGGGTAGCGTGCGCTTCGAAGGGCGCGAGCTGCTCGGGCTGCCGCCCAGGGCGGTGCGCGAACTGCGCGGCAAGCAGATCTCGATGATCTTTCAGGAGCCGATGACTTCGCTAAATCCGGTGCTCTCAGTCGGCGCGCAGATCGTGGAGACGTTGCGCCAGCACGAAGCGCTGTCGCGCCGGGCCGCTCGCGCGCGCGCCATCGAATTGCTCGATCTCGTGCGCATTCCCGAACCACAGCGCCGCTTCGACGACTATGCGCACGAACTATCGGGTGGCCAGCGCCAGCGCGTGATGATCGCGATGGCCGTGGCGTGCCGCCCCCGTCTGCTGATCGCCGACGAACCCACCACCGCGCTCGACGTGACCATCCAGGCGCGCATTCTCGAACTGCTCGACGCGCTGCGCCGCGAGCTATCGATGTCGCTCCTGCTGATCACGCACGACCTGGGCGTCGTGGCCGATCATGCCGACCGCGTAGCGGTGATGCTGGCCGGGCGCAAGGTCGAGGAGGCGCCAACCCAGGACCTCTTCGCGTATCCTCGTCATGCTTATACGCAAGGTCTCCTGAACGCTTCGCTCAATCTGGCCGATGATTTGCACTACCGGTCGTGGACCTTGCCGGAAATTCGCCACACGGCAACGGTAGATCGGGCCGGTGAGGAGGGTGGCTTCGTGATGATGCCGCGCAAGGTGCCCGAGCGCGCAGCGCCGCGCGCGCGGGAGGCGGCTGCTGCGCCGCTGCTCGCGGTGCGCGACCTGCGCGTGGCGTACCCGCAGCGCCATGGCGCACCGGCGCTTCACGCCGTGGACGGTGTGTCGTTCGAGATTGGCCGGGGCGAGACGGTCGGCCTCGTGGGCGAATCGGGCTGCGGCAAGTCCACGCTTTCGCGCGCGATCATGCGCCTCGTGCCGGTTGCGGGCGGCTTGATCGCGCTTGACGGCACTGAACTCGTATCGCTTGGCGAGCGCGCGTTGCGGCCATTGCGACGCAAGGTGCAGATGGTCTTTCAGGATCCCTATGCATCGCTCAATCCCCGCCGCACGGTGGGCGACATTCTCGAAACCGTGCTGGCTGTGAATGGTGTAGGCGACGCGGGAGCGCGCCGTGCGCGCGTACGCCTGGCGCTCGAGCGCGTGGGTCTTCCCGCGGCTGCGCTCGCGCGATTTCCGCATGAGTTCTCGGGCGGCCAGCGTCAACGCATCGGCATTGCGCGCGCGCTCGTGCTCGAGCCCGCATTGCTGATCTGCGACGAACCGGTCTCGGCGCTGGACGTCTCGATCCAGGCGCAAATCCTCAATCTGCTCGTCGAACTCAAACGCGAGCTGGGGCTTTCCATGCTCTTCATCTCGCACGATCTTTCGGTCGTGCGCTATATCGCCGACCGTGTGCATGTGATGCAACAGGGCAAGATCGTCGAGAGCGGCGACCATCGGGACATCTGGCGCGCGCCGCGGCATCCGTATACGCGTACGCTACTCGCCGCGATTCCGGGGCGCGAGCTTACGGCCGAAGCGGCTTGA
- a CDS encoding haloacid dehalogenase type II — MTNPTEIKALVFDVFGTVVDWRSGVAREAAAFLQRHAPNLDAFEFADAWRREYSPSMEEIRSGRRPYVRLDVLHRENLLKVLERRGIAGVTDAEIDELNLAWHRLDPWPDAVGALGRLKRRFIIAPLSNGNIRLMVDMAKRAALPWDAILGAEVVRAYKPSPQVYSETVDILGLAPAELCLVAAHNGDLAAARRLGLSTAFVVRPTEHGPDQKTDLEADEAWDFVVEDLNALASQLDAPID; from the coding sequence ATGACGAACCCCACCGAAATCAAGGCCCTTGTATTCGACGTTTTCGGCACCGTGGTGGACTGGCGAAGCGGTGTTGCGAGAGAAGCCGCCGCTTTTCTGCAGCGCCACGCGCCGAACCTCGATGCTTTCGAATTCGCCGACGCCTGGCGACGCGAGTATTCGCCCTCGATGGAGGAAATCCGCAGCGGGCGCCGGCCATACGTGCGCCTCGACGTTCTGCATCGTGAGAACCTCTTGAAGGTGCTGGAACGTCGCGGCATTGCCGGGGTGACGGACGCCGAGATCGACGAACTCAATCTGGCCTGGCATCGGCTCGATCCGTGGCCGGATGCGGTCGGCGCGCTGGGCCGCCTGAAACGCCGATTCATCATCGCGCCCTTGTCCAATGGAAACATCCGGCTCATGGTCGATATGGCGAAGCGCGCCGCGTTGCCGTGGGACGCCATTCTCGGCGCTGAAGTGGTTCGCGCTTACAAACCCTCACCGCAGGTGTACAGCGAGACGGTGGACATTCTGGGTCTCGCGCCCGCCGAACTGTGCCTTGTCGCGGCGCATAACGGCGACCTTGCCGCAGCGCGCCGGCTCGGTCTTTCGACCGCATTCGTCGTGCGGCCGACCGAGCACGGGCCCGATCAGAAGACGGACCTGGAAGCGGACGAGGCGTGGGATTTCGTCGTGGAGGATTTGAACGCGCTCGCGAGTCAGCTTGATGCCCCGATAGATTGA
- a CDS encoding AAA family ATPase has product MRCTNCGFECREGARFCEQCGTQVADTASLPSPVDYTPSHLAEQIHAAQAALEARGKAVSERKTITALFADMAGSTALIYGLDPEEAHGLIAPVIELMMEAVHHYEGFVAKLLGDGILALFGAPIAHEDHPQRSLYAALRMQQAMRRHSDRIRLERGIPLQIRVGVHTGEVLMRSIHKNDLQADYDPVGNTIHIASRMEAIATPASILVSQSTYRLTEGYFEFKALGQTQVKGVAEPLAVYEVQGPGVLRTRLQVAERRGLARFVGRAPELATLRGALDATRARRCSIVGVVGEAGVGKSRLFHEFKRSALKGCLVVETFSVSHGKSFAYLPLIELLKNYFQITSEDDERRSREKVTGRVLSLERNLEDGVPYLLHLLAVGETSPALAQMDSQIRRDRTFEAITQLFVRESANEPVVLVFEDLQWLDSETQAFLAYLIERVSSAHLLLLLNYRPEYQHDWGDRSGYTQLALEPLDRADAQGLISALVGDDRTLSGVKQHVLDKTEGNPFFIEEVVQTLAEEHVLVGEPGHYRMEAAPVALHIPTTVQGVLAARIDRLHAADKALLQTLAVIGKTFPANLVQYVVDLPDDDLHASLSRLEAGEFIYEQPAFPDVEYGFKHALTQEVAGSSMLAERRRLLHERIGQAIETLFHTRLKEYWNELAHHYSLSGNVPKAVEYLHSAGQQASQRSANAEALRQLGMALDLLSGLPETPERADRELALRLAIGPVLMAARGWASRDVEANYSRALDLCRLAGRTLHLFRVQSGLRMFYQLSAEYKTAKEIAERMLALAEHADNPTQVMEAHYLLGMSLFRLGELPSAHAYLAGLAKSSALQDAGQLDEEIFAHGRDPRSVGEGSLGLVLWHMGYPDAALRHAEQAINRARSIHDLVSLGQTLIFKAELHQLRREAAQTRACAEAAIALATEQGFPMILAWATMLHGWALSEAGEKEEGIAQVRRGLADYEATGARLGRSYFLALLAETYARAGLREPGQHALAEAIAACETSDERYHEAELYRLKGALSQLPAGLSSIAAADRDAAQGSFNQAIAIARRRGARSLELRAALSLAQLHTEVGSTRAAREILASVYESFTEGFETADLREARQLLDAPV; this is encoded by the coding sequence ATGCGCTGCACAAATTGTGGCTTCGAATGCCGCGAGGGCGCGAGATTTTGCGAGCAGTGCGGCACACAGGTCGCTGACACTGCGTCGCTCCCATCCCCTGTCGATTACACGCCTTCTCACCTGGCTGAGCAGATTCACGCCGCGCAGGCGGCTCTTGAAGCCCGCGGCAAAGCGGTCAGCGAACGTAAGACGATTACCGCATTGTTTGCGGACATGGCCGGCTCGACTGCACTCATATACGGGCTGGACCCGGAAGAGGCTCACGGGCTGATTGCGCCCGTCATCGAATTGATGATGGAGGCCGTTCATCATTACGAGGGCTTTGTTGCGAAATTGCTCGGCGACGGCATTCTGGCCTTGTTTGGCGCGCCGATCGCACACGAAGACCATCCGCAGCGCTCGCTATATGCCGCACTCAGAATGCAGCAGGCCATGCGCCGTCATAGCGACCGCATTCGCCTCGAGCGCGGCATTCCCTTGCAGATACGCGTGGGTGTCCACACCGGCGAGGTCCTCATGCGTTCGATCCACAAGAACGATCTGCAAGCCGACTATGACCCTGTCGGCAACACGATCCATATTGCCTCGCGCATGGAGGCCATTGCGACACCGGCATCGATACTGGTCAGCCAGTCCACTTACCGGTTGACCGAGGGCTATTTCGAGTTCAAGGCCTTGGGGCAGACGCAGGTCAAAGGCGTGGCCGAACCGCTTGCCGTGTATGAGGTCCAGGGGCCTGGTGTGCTACGCACACGACTTCAGGTGGCCGAGCGGCGCGGACTTGCCAGGTTCGTCGGTCGCGCGCCTGAACTCGCGACATTGCGCGGAGCGCTCGATGCGACGCGAGCCAGGCGATGCAGCATCGTCGGCGTGGTTGGCGAAGCGGGCGTGGGGAAATCGCGGCTCTTTCATGAGTTCAAACGCTCGGCGCTAAAAGGCTGCCTCGTCGTGGAGACGTTCTCGGTTTCGCACGGCAAGTCGTTCGCGTATTTGCCGCTCATCGAATTGCTGAAGAACTACTTTCAGATCACATCCGAAGACGACGAACGGCGAAGCCGCGAAAAGGTGACGGGCCGCGTGCTTTCCCTCGAACGCAATCTCGAGGACGGGGTGCCTTATTTGCTCCATCTCCTCGCGGTCGGCGAAACGAGTCCGGCCCTCGCGCAAATGGATTCGCAAATTCGGCGCGACCGCACGTTCGAAGCCATCACGCAACTCTTCGTGCGCGAAAGCGCGAACGAACCCGTCGTTCTGGTGTTCGAGGACCTGCAATGGCTCGACAGTGAGACGCAAGCCTTCCTCGCTTACCTGATTGAACGCGTATCGAGCGCACACCTTCTGTTGCTGCTGAACTATCGCCCGGAGTATCAGCATGATTGGGGAGATCGCAGCGGGTATACGCAGTTGGCTCTGGAGCCACTGGATCGTGCCGATGCGCAGGGCCTGATCAGCGCGCTCGTCGGCGACGATCGAACGCTTTCTGGCGTCAAGCAGCATGTGCTCGACAAAACGGAAGGCAATCCGTTCTTTATCGAAGAAGTCGTACAAACTCTGGCCGAAGAACACGTACTCGTGGGGGAGCCTGGTCACTACCGAATGGAAGCAGCACCGGTCGCGTTGCATATCCCAACGACGGTGCAGGGCGTGCTCGCTGCGCGTATCGATCGGCTGCATGCCGCGGACAAAGCGTTGTTGCAGACGCTCGCGGTGATTGGCAAGACGTTCCCGGCAAATCTTGTCCAGTACGTCGTCGACCTGCCGGACGACGACCTGCACGCGAGCTTGTCACGTCTGGAAGCGGGGGAGTTCATTTACGAGCAGCCCGCCTTTCCGGATGTGGAGTATGGCTTCAAGCATGCATTGACGCAGGAAGTGGCCGGCAGTTCCATGCTTGCCGAGCGGCGACGGCTTCTGCACGAACGCATCGGCCAGGCGATAGAAACGCTTTTCCATACGCGCCTCAAGGAATACTGGAACGAACTTGCGCATCACTACAGCCTCAGTGGAAACGTACCCAAAGCGGTAGAGTATTTGCATAGCGCCGGTCAACAGGCGTCGCAACGTTCGGCTAACGCCGAGGCGCTGCGCCAGCTCGGCATGGCGCTGGATCTGCTCTCAGGCCTGCCTGAGACGCCCGAACGGGCAGACCGTGAACTCGCGTTGCGGCTTGCTATCGGGCCAGTCTTGATGGCCGCGAGAGGATGGGCTTCTCGCGACGTGGAAGCGAACTACTCACGTGCGCTGGATCTGTGCAGGCTGGCTGGGCGAACGCTGCATCTGTTCCGGGTTCAAAGCGGGCTGCGTATGTTTTATCAGTTGAGTGCGGAATATAAAACGGCTAAAGAAATCGCCGAACGAATGCTCGCACTTGCAGAGCACGCGGACAATCCCACGCAGGTCATGGAAGCGCATTATCTGCTCGGTATGAGCCTGTTCCGGCTCGGCGAGCTTCCCTCCGCGCATGCCTATCTTGCCGGCCTGGCGAAATCGTCGGCGCTTCAGGACGCCGGGCAGCTCGATGAAGAGATCTTTGCGCACGGGCGCGATCCGCGCAGCGTCGGCGAAGGCAGCCTGGGTCTCGTTCTTTGGCACATGGGCTACCCGGATGCAGCGTTAAGGCATGCTGAGCAAGCGATCAATCGCGCCCGCTCGATACACGATCTGGTCAGTCTCGGCCAGACGCTCATCTTCAAGGCCGAGCTTCATCAATTGCGTCGCGAGGCTGCACAAACACGTGCCTGCGCTGAGGCCGCCATCGCGCTTGCGACGGAGCAGGGCTTTCCCATGATTCTCGCGTGGGCGACCATGCTCCACGGCTGGGCGCTCTCGGAGGCAGGAGAAAAAGAGGAGGGTATTGCGCAGGTGCGCCGCGGCCTCGCCGACTATGAAGCGACCGGCGCTCGCCTTGGCCGCTCGTACTTTCTGGCTTTGTTGGCTGAAACCTACGCCAGGGCGGGTTTGCGCGAGCCCGGGCAACATGCGCTGGCCGAGGCAATCGCGGCTTGCGAAACGTCGGACGAACGGTATCACGAGGCCGAGTTGTATCGGCTCAAAGGTGCGTTGTCGCAGCTTCCAGCAGGGCTTTCGAGCATCGCAGCCGCGGACCGCGATGCGGCGCAGGGGAGTTTCAACCAAGCCATCGCAATCGCTCGCCGCCGAGGTGCCAGATCGCTCGAACTGCGCGCGGCGTTGAGCCTGGCGCAGCTTCATACGGAAGTGGGAAGCACGCGTGCAGCCCGGGAAATACTCGCCTCTGTTTATGAATCATTCACCGAGGGGTTCGAAACGGCAGACTTGCGAGAAGCCCGTCAATTGCTTGACGCGCCCGTATAG
- a CDS encoding porin encodes MKKNTLSALAVAAASFASVAHAQSSVTLYGLIDAGVLYTSNQSGSSNVQQSSGALNGNRWGLRGSEDLGGGLKTIFVLESGFSISTGAAKQNSRMFGRQAFVGLSSDQAGAVTLGRQYDSVVDNLGGLSLNGTQYGGTLAAHPYDNDNLNNSFRVSNSLKYQSVNYGGLKFNALYGFSNAAGGFANNRAYSLGATYSFGGLKAGAGYLQLNNAGSSINSSGAVSDDATFSASRQRTYGAGLNYAFGAANVGFVFTQTQLSNLTAINSANAGATTSLAGNSARFTNYEINGRYAFTPAFTVSGAYTYTDASLEGVNPKFHQFTLQGDYALSKRTDLYAEAAYQRVVDGEGKIHADIMGVSASDSNSQAVATVGIRHRF; translated from the coding sequence ATGAAAAAGAACACCCTATCCGCTCTCGCAGTCGCCGCTGCATCTTTCGCCAGCGTGGCACACGCACAAAGCTCGGTTACGCTTTACGGATTGATCGACGCTGGCGTCTTGTACACGAGCAACCAGTCGGGCAGCTCGAACGTGCAGCAGTCAAGCGGCGCGCTCAACGGCAACCGTTGGGGGCTGCGCGGTAGCGAAGACCTGGGCGGCGGCCTCAAAACGATCTTCGTGCTCGAGAGCGGCTTCAGCATTTCGACCGGCGCGGCGAAGCAGAACAGCCGCATGTTCGGCCGCCAGGCGTTCGTGGGCCTTTCGAGCGACCAGGCCGGCGCGGTCACGCTGGGTCGTCAGTACGACAGCGTGGTCGACAACCTGGGCGGGCTGTCGCTGAACGGCACGCAGTACGGTGGCACGCTCGCCGCGCACCCGTACGACAACGACAACCTCAATAACTCGTTCCGCGTGAGCAATTCGCTCAAGTACCAGAGCGTGAACTACGGCGGCCTCAAGTTCAATGCGCTGTACGGCTTCTCGAACGCCGCAGGCGGCTTCGCGAATAACCGCGCATACAGCCTCGGCGCCACGTACTCGTTCGGCGGCCTCAAGGCGGGTGCGGGCTATCTCCAGTTGAACAACGCGGGTTCGAGCATCAACAGCAGCGGCGCGGTCAGTGACGACGCCACCTTCTCCGCTTCGCGTCAGCGCACGTACGGCGCGGGCCTGAACTACGCCTTCGGCGCGGCCAACGTGGGTTTCGTGTTCACGCAGACGCAGTTGAGCAATCTCACGGCTATCAACTCTGCGAACGCGGGTGCGACGACTTCGCTCGCTGGCAACAGTGCGCGCTTTACCAACTACGAAATCAACGGCCGCTACGCGTTTACGCCTGCGTTCACAGTGTCGGGTGCTTACACGTACACGGATGCGAGCCTGGAAGGCGTGAATCCGAAGTTCCATCAGTTCACGTTGCAAGGCGATTACGCGCTTTCGAAGCGCACCGACCTCTACGCCGAAGCCGCGTATCAGCGTGTCGTGGATGGCGAGGGCAAGATTCACGCGGACATCATGGGAGTTTCCGCGTCGGATTCGAACTCGCAAGCCGTGGCGACCGTGGGTATCCGCCATCGCTTCTAA
- a CDS encoding DUF4148 domain-containing protein, translated as MKSLGKTFVILIIASAPVVSFAQSNSAVTPEQVRAELEQLEQAGYHPGDGDNTNYPADIQAAEARVAAQNGGSSYGGMVSGGSASGAPTAGDSMKPIYFGQ; from the coding sequence ATGAAATCCCTTGGTAAAACATTCGTCATCCTTATCATCGCGTCGGCTCCGGTTGTTTCGTTCGCGCAATCGAACTCTGCCGTGACTCCTGAGCAGGTCCGCGCGGAGCTCGAGCAGCTGGAACAGGCCGGCTACCACCCTGGTGACGGCGACAACACGAACTATCCAGCCGATATTCAGGCTGCCGAAGCGCGCGTGGCAGCGCAGAATGGCGGGAGCAGCTACGGCGGGATGGTTAGCGGCGGGTCGGCGTCTGGCGCGCCCACGGCCGGTGACAGCATGAAGCCGATTTACTTCGGTCAGTAA